The following are encoded in a window of Coregonus clupeaformis isolate EN_2021a chromosome 34, ASM2061545v1, whole genome shotgun sequence genomic DNA:
- the LOC121549887 gene encoding complement C1q-like protein 2: MAVLKEKLETMDQKLGAVATRLQVSESQVDELKRANKAQEEQLKILKKDIAAGQPKVAFSAALRTSGSGFIGPFTTDTPLQYKRVFSNFGSGYNPATGVFTAMVRGVYYFRYTMFYIGSPNAVVALFKNSEKLVSTWNVNSGSQEDSSSNAAIVQLEVGYNVYAQLSANRRVYEDAGNYNTFSGFLLFTN, translated from the coding sequence ATGGCTGTGCTGAAGGAGAAACTGGAAACCATGGACCAGAAACTAGGAGCTGTGGCGACCAGGCTACAAGTCAGCGAGAGCCAGGTGGACGAACTGAAGCGTGCGAACAAAGCTCAAGAAGAACAACTGAAGATATTAAAGAAGGACATAGCCGCTGGTCAGCCAAAGGTGGCCTTCTCCGCAGCTCTAAGAACGTCTGGTTCTGGTTTCATCGGACCCTTCACCACTGACACACCCTTGCAGTACAAAAGAGTATTCTCCAACTTCGGCAGTGGATACAACCCTGCTACAGGTGTCTTCACAGCCATGGTCAGAGGAGTGTACTATTTCCGCTACACCATGTTCTACATTGGAAGCCCCAACGCTGTTGTGGCTTTGTTTAAGAACAGTGAGAAGCTCGTGTCCACATGGAACGTCAATTCAGGAAGTCAAGAAGATTCCTCCAGCAACGCTGCCATAGTGCAGCTGGAGGTGGGATACAATGTCTATGCCCAGCTCTCCGCTAACAGGAGAGTCTACGAAGATGCTGGAAACTACAACACCTTCAGTGGGTTTCTACTCTTCACCAACTAA